Proteins encoded in a region of the Pseudomonas syringae KCTC 12500 genome:
- a CDS encoding DUF1654 domain-containing protein has product MAGNDTGSTGRSSYEQIGKRIQRLVSAPNVQKTQWVIVARRDDEPVDSWNVVLQEIEETEGIEIDRQPDGSVRIGWQRYIDN; this is encoded by the coding sequence ATGGCTGGCAATGATACTGGATCGACAGGCAGGTCTTCCTACGAACAGATCGGCAAGCGCATTCAAAGGCTGGTCTCCGCGCCGAATGTTCAAAAGACCCAGTGGGTCATCGTCGCTCGTCGTGATGATGAGCCCGTGGACAGCTGGAACGTGGTGCTGCAGGAAATCGAAGAGACCGAAGGCATCGAGATTGACCGTCAGCCAGACGGTTCGGTAAGGATTGGCTGGCAGCGCTACATCGACAACTGA
- a CDS encoding SEC-C metal-binding domain-containing protein gives MNQQAHVHGPDCNHDHDHHDHQHGHVHGPDCGHAHQEPVRNTLKDVGRNDPCPCGSDKKFKKCHGA, from the coding sequence ATGAACCAGCAAGCCCATGTGCATGGCCCCGATTGCAACCATGATCACGATCACCACGACCACCAGCACGGCCATGTACACGGTCCAGACTGCGGTCACGCTCACCAGGAACCGGTGCGCAATACCCTTAAAGATGTCGGTCGTAACGATCCTTGCCCGTGCGGCAGCGACAAGAAATTCAAGAAATGCCACGGCGCGTAA
- a CDS encoding glutathione binding-like protein — protein sequence MIDLHYWTTPNGHKITLFLEEAGLPYTIFPVNIGKDEQFKAEFLKIAPNNRIPAIVDHQPADGGAPLSLFESGAILLYLAEKTGQFIPQDLRGRQEVSQWLFWQMGGLGPMAGQNHHFNRFAKEKIPYAIERYVKETARLYDVLNKRLADRQFVAGDEYSIADMAIYPWIVPHTYQQQNLDGFPHLKRWFDSIAGREATQRAYALVEKINPSKP from the coding sequence ATGATCGACCTGCATTACTGGACCACGCCCAACGGGCACAAAATCACGCTGTTTCTGGAAGAGGCAGGTCTGCCCTACACGATCTTTCCGGTGAACATCGGCAAAGACGAGCAATTCAAAGCCGAATTCCTGAAAATCGCCCCCAACAACCGCATCCCGGCCATTGTCGATCACCAGCCTGCTGACGGCGGCGCACCGCTGAGCCTGTTCGAGTCGGGCGCCATTCTGCTGTACCTCGCCGAGAAGACCGGGCAATTCATCCCGCAGGATCTACGTGGTCGCCAGGAAGTGTCGCAATGGCTGTTCTGGCAAATGGGCGGGCTCGGTCCGATGGCCGGTCAGAATCATCACTTCAATCGTTTCGCCAAGGAAAAGATCCCCTACGCGATCGAGCGCTACGTCAAAGAAACCGCACGACTGTATGACGTACTGAACAAGCGTCTGGCCGATCGCCAGTTTGTGGCGGGTGACGAGTACAGCATCGCCGACATGGCGATCTACCCATGGATCGTGCCGCACACCTATCAACAGCAGAATCTGGACGGCTTCCCGCACCTCAAGCGCTGGTTCGACAGCATCGCCGGTCGAGAAGCGACCCAACGCGCGTATGCGCTGGTCGAGAAGATCAACCCGTCGAAGCCTTGA
- a CDS encoding LexA family protein gives MTRQERIARAIATSGLKKGEIAAQCGVANSAVTQWISGESKSLRPENLYALARATGFRAEWLAIGEGPEQAPAFDANVALIDQPKMSFRYPVISWVSAGSWEEAVQPYPDGFSDRYEISDYDSKGPAFWLEVKGDSMTAPTGVSVPEGMMILVDTEADVQPGKLVIAKLPASNEATFKKLVEDGGTRYLKPLNPAYKMIECGADCRIIGVAVRMTGKL, from the coding sequence ATGACCCGACAGGAACGTATCGCCAGGGCAATCGCCACCAGCGGCCTGAAGAAAGGTGAGATTGCCGCCCAGTGCGGCGTGGCCAACTCTGCCGTTACCCAATGGATCAGTGGGGAAAGCAAAAGCCTGCGGCCGGAAAATCTTTACGCACTGGCCAGGGCCACGGGCTTTCGTGCCGAATGGCTGGCGATTGGCGAGGGGCCGGAACAGGCGCCTGCCTTCGACGCCAACGTTGCGCTGATCGATCAGCCGAAAATGTCCTTCCGCTATCCGGTGATCAGCTGGGTGTCGGCGGGCTCCTGGGAAGAGGCGGTTCAGCCTTATCCCGACGGCTTTTCCGACCGCTATGAAATCTCCGACTACGACTCCAAGGGGCCGGCGTTCTGGCTGGAGGTCAAGGGCGATTCGATGACCGCGCCCACCGGCGTCAGTGTGCCGGAAGGAATGATGATTCTGGTGGACACGGAGGCTGATGTGCAGCCCGGCAAGCTGGTGATCGCCAAGCTGCCCGCCAGCAACGAGGCGACGTTCAAGAAGCTGGTCGAGGACGGTGGCACACGCTACCTGAAGCCCCTGAACCCGGCGTACAAAATGATCGAATGCGGTGCCGACTGTCGCATTATCGGCGTAGCGGTGAGGATGACTGGCAAGCTGTAA